Within Desulfobacter sp., the genomic segment CTGAGTATTGGGGCGCAGCAAACTCCACCACTTGTAGACAGGGTGCCACATATTAAATTGCTTGAAGAAAATAATGTACGGACTGGGTTCTTTGAGCATGGTGAATTTTTGGCGTTGAGGGATAATCTTCCAGCATATCTAAAAGGGGTTGCTACTTTTGGTTATAAATCTGGGTGGCGAGTTTCTGAGATTACCGGATTGAAATGGTCCAATGTGGATCTGGGGAAGAGGGTGGCCTGTCTGGAGATTGGTATGACCAAAAATAAAGAAGGTCGAACCATATATCTGGATGATGAACTCTTTGAGCTATTTCAGAAGCAGCGTGCAAAACAAAAAGATGGGAACAAGATTACCCCTTATGTATTTCCAAACCGGACCGGTGCTGGTCAGATTAAAGATTTCCGCAAGTCTTGGAAAACTGCATGCAAGGCAGCCGGAGTGGCTGGTTTAATTTTTCATGATCTGCGGAGAACAGCAGTGCGTAACATGGTTAGATCGGGTATTCCAGAAAGAGTTGCAATGATGATTTCAGGTCATAAAACCAGGGCCGTTTTTGAGCGGTACAACATCGTCAGCGAAGATGATTTAATGGTTGCCGCCCAGAAGCAGGAAGATTATCTGAAAAATCAGTTGGGCACAATTCCGGGCACAGTGGCCCAAATTCCAATAAAAAAGGCTTTCAACGAAAATCGCTGAAAGCCTTCTTGGAAGCTGGTACCGGAGGTCGGACTTGAACCGACAAGGGCTTGCGCCCGGAGGATTTTGAATCCTCTGCGTCTACCAATTCCACCACTCCGGCATGGAAGTCTATCTTTTAGTGGAAAAGATGGGATTTGTCAATACTATTTCTGCTGTGGTGGCCTTTGAAATTAAGGACGGGCAGGCATCAGAACCGTTTGGCGGAGTCAAACAGGGCCGCTGCCGGTACCGCGCCTTCCCGCAATAGGGCAGGGGGGGTACAGGTGACATCTGCTAGGGTGGAGCCGGGCCCTCCTTTTACCGGGCCTGCATCCAGAATGAGGCCGGCACTTGAGATTATTTCCGGCGGAAGTTCTTCCGGGCGGGTGCAGCCTGGTTGGCCGGAGGTGTTGGCCGATGTACCTGTGATGGGAAAATCCACTGCATTGACCAGGGCCCGGGCCACGGGGTGGCCGGGCAGGCGGATGCCGATCTTGCCGGTGCCTGCGGTGAGGCGGGGGGATATATGGTCTGCCGCCTCAAAGACCAGGGTCAGGTTGCCGGGCCAGAACCGGTCCATGAGCCGGCGGGCCTGGTCCGGGATGGTTTTCACCAGGGCAGGGAGGGCGGATGGGTCATTGATCAGGATCAGGACGGGATTATCCGCCGGCCGCTGCTTGATTTGAAATACCTTTTCCACGGCATCGGGGTTGAGGGCGTTGGCCGCCACCCCGTAAAGGCATTGGGCCGGAAAGATCACCACCCCGTTTCGGGCGAGTACCTTTCCGGCCCTTTGGATGGAGCCGGCATCCGGGCGGAGGGGATCCACCCGGATGATGTTGCCGCTATCAGGCAAAGGATTCGGCCTTTTTGGCGACCTTGTCCGCCATTTCTTTTTTGAATGCAGCCAGCTTTTCCGCCACGGCCGGATCGGATACACCGATGATCTGGGCGGCGGTGATGCCGGCATTATGGGCACCGGATTTGCCGATGGCCATGGTGGAGACGGGGATGCCGGGAGGCATCTGCACCGTTGCCAGCAGGGCGTCCAGGCCCTGGAGGGCCGAGGAATCAATGGGCACACCGAGAACGGGCAGGGTGGTGTGGGCAGCAATCACCCCGGCCAGGTGGGCGGCATGGCCGGCACCGCAGATGAGCACCTTGATGCCCTTTTCCCGGGCTTCGGTGGCCAGCTGGGAGGCTTTTTCCGGGGTCCGGTGGGCCGATGCCACGGTGACATAATAGGGGATGTCGAATTTTTTGAGCATGACCAGGGCCTTTTCCATCACCGGAAAGTCGGAGTCCGAGCCCATGATCACCCCTACCTGGGGAGGGACGGCCATCCGCTTCAGGGCCTTGGCGCCGATATCTTTTCTCATGAAGCAGTCTTTGAATGAGATTTTGCCGCAGGCCTCGTAGGCGGTGTTGATGGCCTCTTCAACCGTCTCGCCCAGGGAGGTGACTCCCAGCACCCGGCCGCCCGAGGCCACCACCTTGTCGCCCTCCATGGCCGTGCCCGCGTGGAATACCATGGTGTCCTTTACAGCGTTGGCCCCATCCAGCCCCGTGATTTCATGGCCGGTCTCATAGGAACCGGGGTAGCCCCCGGCGGAGATGACCACGCACATGGCGGCCCGGGGATCGATTTTAATACTGTGGTTGTGCAGGGTGCCGTCGCAGCAGGCTTCCATCAGGGGCACCAGGTCGTTTTGCAGCCGCATGAGGATGGGCTGGGTTTCGGGGTCGCCCAGGCGGGTGTTGAATT encodes:
- a CDS encoding site-specific integrase, with translation MGSVYKRGNVYWIKYYRQGKCFRESSESTKKMVAKKLLSRREGEIAQGKIPGVQFEKVKFEDLAEGFLRDYKINQKKSLVKAERSVRRLQTQFENMSVPHITTPRINTYIEGRLNDGAANATINRELSALKRMLSIGAQQTPPLVDRVPHIKLLEENNVRTGFFEHGEFLALRDNLPAYLKGVATFGYKSGWRVSEITGLKWSNVDLGKRVACLEIGMTKNKEGRTIYLDDELFELFQKQRAKQKDGNKITPYVFPNRTGAGQIKDFRKSWKTACKAAGVAGLIFHDLRRTAVRNMVRSGIPERVAMMISGHKTRAVFERYNIVSEDDLMVAAQKQEDYLKNQLGTIPGTVAQIPIKKAFNENR
- a CDS encoding threonylcarbamoyl-AMP synthase, whose translation is MPDSGNIIRVDPLRPDAGSIQRAGKVLARNGVVIFPAQCLYGVAANALNPDAVEKVFQIKQRPADNPVLILINDPSALPALVKTIPDQARRLMDRFWPGNLTLVFEAADHISPRLTAGTGKIGIRLPGHPVARALVNAVDFPITGTSANTSGQPGCTRPEELPPEIISSAGLILDAGPVKGGPGSTLADVTCTPPALLREGAVPAAALFDSAKRF
- the purD gene encoding phosphoribosylamine--glycine ligase, encoding MKILVVGSGGREHTLVWKISQSPMVDKIYCAPGNAGTRSLAENVEIKADDIDGLAAFAAQNAVDLTVVGPEAPLVAGIVDVFEEKGLPIFGPSKAAAQLEGSKVFSKTHMQKYGIACAKGKAFTDPAKAKTYARALGAPCVVKADGLAAGKGVIVCATIEEAEAAIDGMLNENTFGDAGALVVVEECLAGEEASFICLTDGKTVLPLPESQDHKRIFDNDEGPNTGGMGAYSPAPVLDHLLRTKAMKEVMIPTVQGMAKEGIPFKGFLYAGLMVDQDKIRVLEFNTRLGDPETQPILMRLQNDLVPLMEACCDGTLHNHSIKIDPRAAMCVVISAGGYPGSYETGHEITGLDGANAVKDTMVFHAGTAMEGDKVVASGGRVLGVTSLGETVEEAINTAYEACGKISFKDCFMRKDIGAKALKRMAVPPQVGVIMGSDSDFPVMEKALVMLKKFDIPYYVTVASAHRTPEKASQLATEAREKGIKVLICGAGHAAHLAGVIAAHTTLPVLGVPIDSSALQGLDALLATVQMPPGIPVSTMAIGKSGAHNAGITAAQIIGVSDPAVAEKLAAFKKEMADKVAKKAESFA